CCCGCGCCTTGAATCACCGCCAGCTCGCATCCCTCCACGTCGATCTTGATCAGCCGCACCTTGCCGATGGCGTTCCGCGAAATGTAATCGTCAAGTGTCGTCAGCGTGATCTCAAACAGTGTCGTCGGCTCGTCATAGTGCGGCTTGAGTGAGGCGCCGCCGTGCTGTCGCGGAACATGTATTGTGGCCTTGCCCGGCGCGTTGGAGAGGCCGACCGGGTTGAAGACGATGCGATCATCGAAGTGGTTCTCGGCGCAGTTGCGCCGTAGCAGCGCCATGGTCGTCGGTGTCGGTTCGAAGGCATGCACCTGCCCCGTCGGACCGACCAGACGGGCCAGCCATGTGGCATACCATCCGTAGTTCGCGCCGATGTCGATCACCGTGTCTCCGCCATCGATCAGTTTCGACAGCAGTGCTGTTTCAGCCGGGTCGCGACGGCTCATCATCATGAGCATGAAAAACCACGGCTCATGAACATTTTCCTCGAATCGCCGGCCATCGGCGGTCGTGACGGTGACCCGCATGTCAGGCGGCAACGAGGAAAGCACATGCTGCTCGATGAATTTCCGCAGGCGAGACACGCCGCGCGCGTCGGGAAACCTTCGGATGAATGCGCGAACAGCGGCAAGACTGAATCTGGCAAGAGCCGGGTTCATTCGGTGGATCCTGGTTGCGATTCGGGACTCGTCAGGTGGAAGGATGCACGATCCGCATCGAAAACCTGGTTCCCGCCCGGCGCCCCTACTTGCCCTGCGCCACGGTCTTCATGAACGCCGCGACGCCCGCGCCCATCTCGAACTTGTAGCCCTGCTCCGCAAGGGTCCATTCCATCGCAGCAATTGCGCCGACGGTGTCCACCGCGTCCACATAGCCCATGTGATTGATTCGGATCATTTTGCCTTTCAGTTCGCCCTGGCCCGCCGCGGCATGAATGCCGAACTTGCTGCGCATCGTTTTGCGCCAGACGTCATCCGCCACGCCGCCGGGCACATTGATGCCCGTGACGCTGTCCACCGGATCGGTCGCATAGAGCGTCAGACCGAGTGCCTTACATGCGGCACGCGTGCCCCGGGCCATCAGTGCCGATCGCGCCCAGATTGCCTCCATCGTGTCCGCCTTGATCTGGCGCAGCGTGAAGCGAAGGCCCTTCACGAGCTGGTTGTTCGGCGTCCACGGCACGTCCCAGTCCTTCTGGCTCTTGCGATAGGCTTTGAAGTCATTGTAGAAACAGGCCGCGTCGTGCGAGTCGATCACCTCCCACGCGCGGTCGCTCACCGCCGCAAACCCCAGGCCCGGCGGAAGCATCAACGCCTTCTGCGATCCCGTCACCGCCACATCAATACCCCATTCGTCCATCTTGAACGGAATCGTCCCGATCGACGTGATGCCGTCCACGAGAGTCAACGCGCCATGATCGCGGCACACCTTCGCGATGCCCGCCGCGTCGCTCACTGCACAAGTACTCGTTTCACTGTGCACGAAGATGACGGCCTTCACGTCCGGATGCTTCTTAAGCTGGTCCGCAACCCCTTCGGCCCGGAATCCGTGGCCATACTCCATTGAATACTCGACATGAGGCAGCTTGAACCGCTTCAGAATCTTGACCCAGCGTTCGCCGAACTTGCCGGCGTGACACACCAGCGTCTTGGCGTCCGGCTTGCAGCAGCCAAGGATCGCGCCCTCCATTGCGGCCGTGCCGCTCCCCGTCAGAATCAGCGGCAGCGATTTCGTCTGGAATAC
This portion of the Phycisphaerae bacterium genome encodes:
- a CDS encoding FkbM family methyltransferase; translated protein: MNPALARFSLAAVRAFIRRFPDARGVSRLRKFIEQHVLSSLPPDMRVTVTTADGRRFEENVHEPWFFMLMMMSRRDPAETALLSKLIDGGDTVIDIGANYGWYATWLARLVGPTGQVHAFEPTPTTMALLRRNCAENHFDDRIVFNPVGLSNAPGKATIHVPRQHGGASLKPHYDEPTTLFEITLTTLDDYISRNAIGKVRLIKIDVEGCELAVIQGAGKLLSTPHPPMWLMEVSRLTSKAFGYTSEELLESLMRYGYHICRILESPRGKLAKLEDPKSCDVVENVLCYHESDRGRVAGLIVG
- a CDS encoding alanine--glyoxylate aminotransferase family protein, which gives rise to MMKLRLFTPGPTMVSPEALLEMAYPLDHHRTQGFKDMFKECTELLSYVFQTKSLPLILTGSGTAAMEGAILGCCKPDAKTLVCHAGKFGERWVKILKRFKLPHVEYSMEYGHGFRAEGVADQLKKHPDVKAVIFVHSETSTCAVSDAAGIAKVCRDHGALTLVDGITSIGTIPFKMDEWGIDVAVTGSQKALMLPPGLGFAAVSDRAWEVIDSHDAACFYNDFKAYRKSQKDWDVPWTPNNQLVKGLRFTLRQIKADTMEAIWARSALMARGTRAACKALGLTLYATDPVDSVTGINVPGGVADDVWRKTMRSKFGIHAAAGQGELKGKMIRINHMGYVDAVDTVGAIAAMEWTLAEQGYKFEMGAGVAAFMKTVAQGK